The following are encoded in a window of Thalassotalea insulae genomic DNA:
- a CDS encoding efflux transporter outer membrane subunit, protein MNTRLIKTCVMHSVAFVILSSLYGCASPSYQSQAMEQLTVPEHWQSAHQLDSSTSAKDNTSWLATLNDDQLSELVLLALANNRQLQAKLATLKIAEQQAIVSGAAKFPELSLSQGNGRKKLVKDNGVQYQTSADINLTLSYELDVWGKLSDQQHQAKLDLLAAQNTYLQAKQQLTADVAKSWFNLIEAQQLLALYQKRADNLSNNLAMIQSSYRLGLTDALDVYLTQNNVNSELARVASQQQQVLASKRALELLIGEYPQASINAKQRLPEINNHIATGLPAQLLTQRADLVASWYQLLVLDAGVAIAHKQRFPRFALTTSAGDSSDQLSELLSGNTIAWSLLGNITMPLFSGGKLAAQEQQAKLKLVQKEQLYLEQLFQAFAEVENTVDNHASLTQRYRYLLEAQENAKQAEKLSFDQYLRGLVQYTTVLESQRRSFDAQTSVIHLKNQLLQNRIDIHLALGGDFVTAEDELEPKLAVSSMTLISE, encoded by the coding sequence ATGAATACTAGATTAATAAAAACATGTGTGATGCATAGCGTAGCTTTTGTTATATTAAGCTCGCTATATGGCTGTGCAAGCCCCAGTTATCAAAGCCAGGCCATGGAGCAATTGACGGTACCTGAGCATTGGCAGTCAGCTCATCAGCTTGACTCATCAACGTCAGCAAAAGATAACACCTCATGGCTGGCAACATTAAACGATGATCAGTTATCTGAATTGGTCTTACTAGCGTTAGCCAATAATCGTCAGTTACAGGCAAAATTGGCAACGTTAAAAATTGCTGAGCAACAAGCGATTGTTTCTGGGGCGGCTAAATTCCCTGAGCTTTCTCTTAGTCAGGGAAATGGGCGAAAAAAATTAGTTAAAGATAACGGCGTGCAATATCAAACCAGTGCCGATATTAATTTAACCTTGTCATATGAATTGGATGTCTGGGGCAAACTTTCAGATCAGCAGCATCAGGCGAAACTGGATTTACTTGCTGCTCAAAATACGTATCTGCAAGCTAAACAGCAATTAACAGCAGATGTTGCAAAAAGCTGGTTTAATTTGATTGAAGCGCAACAATTATTAGCGCTTTATCAGAAACGAGCGGATAATTTAAGCAATAATCTGGCAATGATCCAATCTTCCTATCGCTTAGGGCTAACAGATGCACTCGATGTTTATTTAACACAAAATAATGTTAACAGCGAATTAGCACGAGTTGCATCACAACAACAACAGGTATTAGCGAGTAAAAGGGCATTAGAGTTGCTAATAGGCGAATACCCTCAAGCAAGTATTAACGCAAAACAACGGTTACCTGAAATAAACAATCATATTGCCACTGGCTTGCCTGCACAATTGTTAACGCAACGGGCGGATCTTGTTGCTTCTTGGTATCAATTATTGGTACTTGATGCTGGCGTTGCTATTGCTCATAAACAACGTTTTCCCCGCTTTGCTTTAACCACTTCAGCCGGCGATAGCTCAGACCAGTTATCTGAGCTGTTATCTGGAAATACCATCGCCTGGTCATTGCTGGGTAATATTACTATGCCGTTGTTTAGCGGTGGCAAATTGGCTGCTCAGGAACAACAGGCGAAATTAAAACTAGTGCAAAAAGAACAGCTGTATCTTGAACAGTTGTTTCAAGCGTTTGCCGAGGTTGAAAACACCGTTGATAATCATGCAAGTTTAACTCAGCGTTACCGTTATCTGTTAGAGGCTCAAGAAAACGCTAAGCAGGCAGAGAAACTGTCTTTTGATCAGTATCTGCGTGGCTTAGTACAATATACGACGGTATTAGAGTCGCAACGGCGCTCGTTCGATGCGCAAACCTCAGTGATCCATTTAAAAAATCAGTTATTACAAAATCGAATCGATATACACCTTGCCTTAGGCGGGGATTTTGTTACCGCCGAGGATGAGCTTGAACCTAAGCTTGCTGTTTCTTCTATGACATTAATTAGTGAATAG
- a CDS encoding LysR family transcriptional regulator — translation MRRENDKFHLMKVFHEVANNGSFTQAAKSLGMTTSSVSKAVHQLENSLQAKLLNRTTRNQSLTDSGRQYLNTAKLMLGQLQSLEENIKNQTTEASGLLRITMPSALGQFFIAPKLHTFKKAYPKVQLDLVLNEHLVDITEQGFDIAIRSVELPATSPLYSVQLGQHQQKLVASPEYLKQYGLLNSPEQLSSHQLLVYQGPQIKPDWSLYYQQQLFTIQPDACFSSNNYYALLMAAKNGLGIANLYQYMVDSEIKAGNLVHILPNWQQSSRKRYAVYQQRRETSAKLDRFIAFTASLFD, via the coding sequence ATGCGCCGTGAAAACGATAAGTTTCATTTAATGAAAGTCTTCCATGAAGTCGCCAATAATGGTTCCTTTACTCAGGCAGCCAAAAGTTTAGGAATGACCACTTCTTCCGTCAGTAAAGCGGTGCATCAACTTGAAAACAGTTTACAAGCAAAATTATTAAACCGCACCACTCGCAACCAAAGCTTAACCGATAGTGGCCGCCAGTATTTGAACACAGCTAAATTAATGCTGGGACAACTTCAGTCATTGGAAGAAAATATCAAGAATCAGACAACGGAAGCTTCAGGTTTACTCCGTATTACTATGCCATCAGCGTTAGGCCAGTTCTTCATTGCGCCAAAATTACATACATTCAAAAAAGCCTATCCTAAAGTACAACTTGATTTAGTGCTAAATGAACATCTAGTTGATATCACTGAGCAAGGGTTTGATATCGCGATTCGCTCGGTTGAGCTACCCGCTACCTCCCCTTTATATTCTGTGCAGTTAGGCCAACATCAACAAAAACTAGTGGCTTCGCCTGAATATCTCAAACAATACGGTTTGCTAAACAGTCCTGAACAGCTTAGTTCACACCAGTTACTGGTTTACCAAGGGCCGCAAATAAAGCCTGACTGGTCACTTTATTATCAGCAACAACTATTTACTATTCAGCCAGATGCCTGTTTTAGCAGTAATAATTATTATGCACTGTTGATGGCTGCAAAAAATGGCTTGGGGATTGCCAATTTATATCAATATATGGTGGATAGTGAAATTAAAGCCGGCAATTTGGTGCATATTCTGCCTAATTGGCAGCAAAGTTCACGCAAACGCTATGCGGTTTATCAACAACGCAGAGAGACCTCTGCAAAACTCGATCGCTTTATTGCTTTTACTGCCTCATTATTCGACTAA
- a CDS encoding efflux RND transporter periplasmic adaptor subunit, with amino-acid sequence MLVNIFSRYKKLLLPVIILIAAIVLYLLILSNPPVAKRGRPNSAPQINVDVKTLAIENYAVNIESYGTIKPRTQSVLLPQVSGQIIAISDKFQAGAFFDKGDVLIELDDRDLKVEVKIAQANLFSAKQALSEEQARVEQAKQDWQRLGGNGQAPDLVLRKPQLLAAQAKLYSAQASLDKAQLALERSKIKAPYTGRILSKDVDLGQVISPSTRLAEIYAVDYVEIRLPLKNKDLPYISLPETNRFAQAINDSEPQVTIFSDLVKQQSWQGKVVRTEGAFDQTSQQLFVVAQIDDPYGHQANQGLPLKIGQYVTAKIAGNDVTDAIVIPNKTIYQGTYVYIVENGVLKRLDVTIAWQNKDVAIIESGLSVGQQLVLTPLGQVTSGTSVAINSIDGRKVGGDKQRRGQKSKNPDGQPDKAMAKPVAAGRVKKESHS; translated from the coding sequence ATGTTAGTAAATATTTTTTCCCGTTATAAAAAATTGTTATTGCCAGTTATTATTTTAATTGCTGCGATTGTACTTTACTTGTTGATCCTGTCGAATCCGCCAGTGGCAAAGCGAGGTCGCCCAAATAGTGCACCGCAAATTAATGTTGATGTTAAAACCCTCGCCATTGAAAACTATGCTGTTAACATTGAAAGCTATGGCACAATAAAACCCCGCACGCAGAGTGTGTTATTGCCACAAGTTTCAGGGCAGATTATTGCTATCAGTGATAAGTTTCAGGCTGGTGCCTTTTTTGATAAAGGTGATGTCCTGATTGAACTTGATGATCGCGATTTAAAAGTCGAAGTCAAAATTGCTCAGGCAAATTTATTCAGTGCCAAGCAGGCATTAAGTGAAGAGCAAGCCCGAGTAGAGCAGGCAAAACAAGACTGGCAGCGTCTTGGCGGTAATGGTCAAGCCCCTGACTTAGTGTTAAGAAAGCCTCAATTGTTGGCCGCACAGGCAAAACTTTACTCGGCGCAGGCCAGTTTGGATAAAGCACAGTTAGCATTAGAGCGTAGTAAAATTAAAGCACCTTATACCGGACGTATTTTGTCGAAAGACGTTGATTTAGGTCAGGTGATCTCCCCCAGCACCCGTTTAGCTGAAATATATGCCGTCGATTATGTCGAAATAAGATTACCACTAAAAAACAAAGATTTGCCTTATATCAGTTTGCCTGAAACCAATCGTTTTGCTCAAGCGATTAATGATAGTGAGCCACAGGTGACAATTTTTTCTGATTTGGTTAAGCAACAGTCATGGCAAGGTAAGGTTGTGCGCACTGAAGGGGCGTTTGATCAAACTTCACAGCAACTGTTTGTGGTTGCGCAAATAGATGATCCATATGGCCATCAGGCAAATCAAGGACTGCCGTTAAAAATAGGCCAGTATGTGACCGCAAAAATTGCCGGTAATGATGTCACCGATGCGATTGTTATCCCTAATAAAACCATTTATCAGGGCACTTACGTCTATATCGTTGAAAATGGGGTGTTAAAGCGTCTTGATGTTACTATTGCCTGGCAAAATAAGGACGTTGCCATTATTGAATCTGGATTATCTGTTGGTCAGCAACTGGTGTTAACGCCATTAGGTCAGGTTACCTCGGGAACTTCAGTAGCAATTAATAGCATTGATGGCAGGAAAGTAGGAGGAGATAAACAGCGCCGTGGTCAAAAGAGCAAAAATCCAGATGGACAACCCGATAAAGCTATGGCCAAACCTGTCGCGGCAGGACGAGTTAAAAAGGAGAGTCACTCATGA
- the bla gene encoding subclass B1 metallo-beta-lactamase, which yields MTNTVIKALSTLFFLIIFNSGALAKEQTLEISPLTEDVYQFISYLTVEPWGRVGASGLLVKDGSDVYMIDTPWTEGDTRQLVEWIQSKALNLRAAVATHFHRDASGGIKLLNQLNIPTYATQLTNELMVNAGRENANHQIDTEVFQLLKDRIEVFYPGAGHSQDNIVVWLSKEQMLFGGCLVRSLGAKTMGNIADASIEDWAGSIEHILQRYSNIKQVIPGHGQVGSIELLLHTKSLATMAKQKLAIE from the coding sequence GTGACAAACACTGTAATAAAAGCTCTTTCGACTTTATTCTTCTTGATTATCTTTAATAGCGGAGCGCTGGCGAAAGAGCAGACTCTTGAGATCAGCCCATTAACAGAGGATGTCTATCAGTTTATTTCTTATTTGACCGTTGAACCGTGGGGACGGGTTGGTGCCTCCGGATTATTGGTGAAAGACGGCTCTGATGTTTATATGATAGATACACCCTGGACAGAGGGTGATACTCGACAATTAGTTGAATGGATTCAATCCAAAGCTCTTAATTTAAGAGCTGCGGTAGCGACACATTTTCATAGAGATGCCAGTGGCGGCATCAAGCTGCTTAATCAGTTAAATATTCCGACTTATGCTACACAATTAACGAATGAGTTAATGGTTAATGCTGGACGGGAAAATGCTAATCATCAGATTGATACCGAGGTATTTCAGTTATTAAAAGATCGTATTGAGGTCTTTTATCCTGGCGCAGGTCACAGTCAGGACAATATTGTGGTGTGGTTATCCAAGGAGCAGATGTTATTTGGTGGCTGCTTAGTGAGAAGTCTTGGAGCGAAAACTATGGGGAATATTGCGGATGCCTCGATTGAAGACTGGGCTGGTTCGATTGAGCATATTTTGCAGCGCTACTCAAATATTAAGCAAGTTATTCCCGGTCATGGCCAGGTAGGCAGTATTGAATTATTGCTACACACCAAATCATTAGCGACTATGGCTAAACAAAAACTTGCTATAGAGTGA